A portion of the Pirellulales bacterium genome contains these proteins:
- a CDS encoding LysM peptidoglycan-binding domain-containing protein has translation MESLKPMLLCIVLGGVGYGVYVALNHVPPPEASPVDSPWNKPTGMDAGAPREPDANSAGSVGNSTGGGMASGMSTTANPWQGQISSGVSAINAAPAANGNSPAPGIGNNPMASAVSNLPFGIGSSGGQTAAAAHSSSAPPPLVDIPQQAGAPSAAESLPAAGTAQPSAVLSPSEGSPPTAAQPPASGMPAGGMPAATSNFTAPNQTQANPATDAQARHDYDASKRTVLTYLNRGQLVEALRELSRWYDQPIVPPEDQPHLVELLGQLAGTVIYSRDAWLTPPYEVRVGDSLESIAQQYQVPWQLLAKINGLQNADSVMPGQKLKVVPGPFRAQLNVQQGWLTLFVDGLYAGRYRVQVNGPLAKPDGDYPVVKFAAGQMGASPSGAPFISLGGDLHLRVPDDALPPGVNAVRISRQDMSDVFDILSDRSQVTIHR, from the coding sequence ATCACGTGCCCCCGCCGGAAGCTTCGCCCGTCGATTCGCCTTGGAACAAGCCGACGGGCATGGATGCGGGCGCTCCGCGCGAACCCGACGCCAATTCTGCCGGCTCGGTCGGCAATTCTACTGGCGGAGGAATGGCGTCGGGCATGTCGACCACGGCTAACCCGTGGCAAGGCCAAATTTCAAGCGGCGTAAGTGCCATCAATGCCGCGCCGGCCGCAAACGGCAACTCGCCCGCACCGGGCATAGGGAACAATCCGATGGCCAGCGCCGTAAGCAATCTGCCCTTCGGTATTGGTTCCAGCGGCGGGCAAACGGCTGCCGCAGCGCATTCGTCATCGGCGCCGCCTCCATTGGTCGACATACCACAGCAGGCCGGGGCGCCTTCCGCAGCGGAAAGTTTGCCGGCGGCTGGGACGGCCCAGCCCAGCGCGGTTCTTTCGCCCAGTGAAGGATCACCGCCAACGGCCGCGCAACCGCCAGCTAGTGGGATGCCAGCCGGAGGCATGCCGGCCGCAACGTCGAACTTTACTGCACCCAACCAAACGCAAGCCAATCCGGCCACTGACGCACAAGCCCGGCACGATTACGACGCCTCCAAACGCACGGTCCTCACGTATTTAAACCGGGGTCAGTTGGTTGAAGCGCTGCGGGAACTTTCGCGGTGGTACGATCAACCCATTGTGCCGCCGGAAGATCAGCCACATTTAGTGGAGTTGTTGGGTCAGTTGGCGGGCACAGTGATATATTCTCGCGATGCCTGGTTGACGCCGCCGTATGAAGTGCGCGTGGGCGATTCGCTGGAATCGATTGCACAGCAGTATCAAGTGCCGTGGCAATTGCTGGCGAAAATTAACGGCCTGCAAAACGCGGACAGCGTGATGCCGGGGCAGAAGCTGAAAGTGGTTCCGGGGCCGTTCCGCGCACAACTGAATGTGCAACAAGGTTGGCTGACGCTGTTTGTCGACGGCCTGTACGCCGGCCGGTATAGGGTTCAAGTGAATGGACCGTTGGCCAAGCCCGATGGCGATTATCCGGTGGTGAAATTCGCCGCCGGCCAAATGGGCGCCAGCCCAAGCGGAGCGCCGTTCATCAGCTTGGGAGGCGATTTGCACCTGCGTGTGCCCGACGATGCCCTGCCGCCGGGCGTAAATGCGGTACGCATCAGCCGGCAAGACATGAGCGACGTGTTCGACATTCTTTCCGACCGCTCGCAAGTGACGATTCATCGGTAG